The Methylobacterium currus genome contains a region encoding:
- a CDS encoding D-2-hydroxyacid dehydrogenase: MSHRIVFLDRETLDACLRRPSFPHDYVEHAVTAPGEIVARLKGADIAIINKVPMREETLAQLPDLKLIAVAATGTDVVDKAAAKARGITVVNVRNYAFNTVPEHVIGLIFALRRAIVPYANSVRRGDWGRARHFCYFDYPIRDVAGSTLGIVGYGALGKSIGQRAEALGMRVLAYDVMPQAGLVDLDTILRESDVITLHAPLTPETRNMIGRDELARMKRDAILINTARGGLVDEAALAEALTAGTIGGAGFDVLTSEPPRDDNPLLALDLPNLIITPHVAWASRQAMQILADQLVDNIEAFVAGRPQNVVE, encoded by the coding sequence ATGTCCCACCGCATCGTCTTCCTCGACCGCGAGACCCTGGATGCCTGCTTACGGCGCCCGAGCTTCCCGCACGATTACGTCGAGCACGCCGTGACGGCCCCCGGGGAGATCGTGGCGCGGCTCAAGGGCGCCGACATCGCCATCATCAACAAGGTGCCGATGCGGGAGGAGACCCTTGCCCAGCTGCCGGACCTGAAGCTGATCGCGGTCGCCGCGACCGGCACCGACGTGGTCGACAAGGCTGCCGCCAAGGCGCGCGGCATCACGGTCGTCAATGTCCGCAATTACGCCTTCAACACCGTGCCTGAGCACGTGATCGGTCTGATCTTCGCCTTGCGCCGGGCGATCGTACCTTACGCCAACTCGGTCCGGCGCGGCGACTGGGGGCGGGCACGGCACTTCTGCTACTTCGACTACCCGATCCGGGACGTGGCCGGCTCGACCCTCGGCATCGTCGGCTACGGCGCGCTCGGCAAGTCGATCGGCCAGCGGGCGGAAGCGCTCGGCATGCGGGTGCTCGCCTACGACGTGATGCCTCAAGCAGGCCTCGTCGACCTCGACACGATCCTCCGCGAGAGCGACGTCATCACCCTGCACGCCCCGCTGACGCCGGAAACCCGCAACATGATCGGCCGGGACGAGCTGGCGCGGATGAAGCGCGACGCCATCCTCATCAACACCGCCCGCGGCGGCCTCGTCGACGAGGCGGCGCTCGCCGAGGCGCTGACAGCCGGGACGATCGGCGGCGCCGGCTTCGACGTGCTGACCAGCGAGCCGCCGCGGGACGACAACCCGCTCCTCGCCCTCGACCTGCCGAACCTCATCATCACCCCCCACGTCGCCTGGGCGAGCAGGCAGGCCATGCAGATCCTGGCCGACCAGCTCGTCGACAACATCGAGGCCTTCGTGGCCGGCCGGCCGCAAAACGTGGTGGAGTAG
- a CDS encoding NADP-dependent methylenetetrahydromethanopterin/methylenetetrahydrofolate dehydrogenase, which translates to MKKLLFQFDTDPMPSVFDTVVGYDGGADIITGYANVTPDNVGALVDGTIYTRGGSEKKSTAIFVGGGSMAAGEAVFKAVRKRFFGPFRVSCMLDSNGSNTTAAAGVALVAKAAGSLQGKRAVVLAGTGPVGMRSAALLAKEGAAVTLAGRQLAKAEEAAKAIEARFKVTIRAIETPDAESRGAAVADADVAFSAGAIGLELVAQAQWQGARDLAFLADYNAQPPLGFGGIEATDKGKDRHGKTVFGALGIGGLKLKLHRACVAKLFESTELVLDAEEIYALAKEMA; encoded by the coding sequence ATGAAGAAACTCCTGTTCCAGTTCGACACCGACCCGATGCCCAGCGTGTTCGACACGGTGGTGGGTTACGATGGCGGCGCCGACATCATCACCGGCTATGCCAATGTCACGCCGGACAATGTCGGGGCGCTCGTCGACGGCACGATCTACACCCGCGGCGGATCGGAGAAGAAATCGACCGCGATCTTCGTCGGCGGCGGCAGCATGGCGGCCGGCGAGGCGGTGTTCAAGGCTGTCCGCAAGCGCTTCTTCGGCCCGTTCCGGGTCTCGTGCATGCTCGATTCCAACGGCTCGAACACCACCGCGGCGGCGGGCGTCGCCCTCGTCGCCAAGGCGGCGGGCTCGCTCCAGGGCAAGCGCGCCGTGGTGCTCGCCGGCACCGGCCCGGTCGGCATGCGCTCGGCGGCGCTCCTCGCCAAGGAGGGCGCCGCCGTGACCCTCGCCGGGCGCCAGCTCGCCAAGGCCGAGGAGGCCGCCAAGGCCATCGAGGCCCGCTTCAAGGTCACGATCCGGGCGATCGAGACCCCGGATGCCGAATCCCGTGGGGCGGCCGTCGCCGACGCTGACGTGGCGTTCTCGGCTGGCGCGATCGGGCTGGAACTCGTCGCGCAAGCGCAGTGGCAGGGTGCCCGGGACCTCGCCTTCCTGGCCGATTACAACGCTCAGCCGCCGCTGGGCTTCGGCGGGATCGAGGCGACCGACAAGGGCAAGGACCGCCACGGCAAGACCGTGTTCGGGGCCCTCGGCATCGGGGGCTTGAAGCTCAAGCTGCATCGCGCCTGCGTCGCCAAGCTGTTCGAGAGCACCGAACTGGTCCTCGACGCGGAAGAGATCTACGCGCTTGCGAAAGAGATGGCGTGA
- the fchA gene encoding methenyltetrahydrofolate cyclohydrolase → MAHSEDTIPGFLDALASERPTPGGGGAAAISGAMGAALVSMVCNLTIGKKKYAEVEGEMIAIRDRAEALRAELTGMIAEDVSAFNAVMGAYGMPKATDDEKAARAAAIQDALRLATDVPLACAKTCRAVIDLCEGIAERGNLNVVSDAGVAVLAAQAGLRSAALNVYVNAKAIEDRTFAEGRLADLARALDGADALTERVYGLVKSKLT, encoded by the coding sequence ATGGCGCATTCCGAGGACACGATCCCGGGCTTCCTCGACGCGCTGGCGAGTGAGCGGCCGACCCCCGGCGGCGGCGGCGCGGCGGCGATCTCCGGCGCCATGGGGGCCGCCCTGGTCTCGATGGTCTGCAACCTCACCATCGGCAAGAAGAAGTACGCCGAGGTCGAGGGCGAGATGATCGCGATCCGCGACCGTGCGGAAGCCCTACGGGCCGAGCTGACCGGCATGATCGCCGAGGATGTCAGCGCCTTCAACGCGGTGATGGGCGCCTACGGGATGCCCAAGGCGACCGACGACGAGAAGGCGGCACGCGCCGCCGCGATCCAGGATGCCTTGAGGCTTGCCACCGACGTGCCGCTCGCCTGCGCGAAGACCTGCCGGGCGGTGATCGACCTCTGCGAGGGGATCGCCGAGCGCGGCAACCTCAACGTCGTCAGCGATGCGGGCGTCGCGGTGCTGGCCGCCCAGGCCGGCCTGCGCAGCGCCGCCCTCAACGTCTACGTCAACGCCAAGGCCATCGAGGACCGGACCTTCGCGGAAGGCCGCCTCGCCGACCTCGCCCGAGCGCTGGACGGGGCCGACGCCCTGACCGAGCGGGTCTACGGCCTGGTGAAGTCGAAGCTGACCTGA
- a CDS encoding aminotransferase class V-fold PLP-dependent enzyme yields the protein MAGSRRPGRNFLFVPGPTNVPERVQRAMIVPMEDHRSPVFPELVLPLFEETKKIFKSRDGQVFLFPSSGTGAWEAALTNTLSPGDRVLAPRFGQFSTLWIDLAQRVGLDVAIQDEEWGRGADPARIEEALRADREHRIKAVLVVHNETATGVTSDIGAVRRAIDAAGHPAMLYVDGVSSIGSIDFRADEWGVDCAITGSQKGLMLPAGLGIVCASKRALEAAKTAECRRAYFEFADQQKANATGYFPYTPPLPLLYGLREALRCLEEEGLEQVFARHRRLADGARAAVRAWGLTLCAKEAKWHSDTVSAVMVPEGINGAEVISLAYRRYNLALGAGLSQVAGKLFRIGHLGDLNELMLLGALSGCEMAMRDAGIRIEPGSGVAAAQEHFRETRVEA from the coding sequence ATGGCTGGATCGAGACGCCCGGGACGCAACTTCCTCTTCGTTCCGGGCCCGACCAACGTGCCGGAGCGGGTCCAGCGCGCGATGATCGTGCCGATGGAGGATCATCGCTCGCCCGTCTTCCCCGAACTGGTCCTGCCGCTGTTCGAGGAGACGAAGAAGATCTTCAAGTCCCGCGACGGCCAGGTCTTCCTGTTCCCGTCGAGCGGCACCGGCGCCTGGGAAGCGGCGCTCACCAATACCCTCTCCCCCGGCGACCGGGTGCTGGCGCCGCGCTTCGGCCAGTTCAGCACCCTGTGGATCGACCTCGCCCAGCGGGTCGGCCTCGACGTCGCGATCCAGGATGAGGAATGGGGCCGCGGCGCCGATCCGGCGCGGATCGAGGAGGCCCTGCGGGCCGACCGCGAGCACCGGATCAAGGCCGTGCTGGTGGTCCACAACGAGACCGCCACCGGCGTCACCTCCGATATCGGCGCGGTGCGCCGGGCGATCGACGCGGCGGGCCACCCGGCCATGCTCTATGTCGACGGCGTCTCGTCGATCGGCAGCATCGACTTCCGGGCCGACGAATGGGGCGTCGACTGCGCCATCACCGGCTCGCAGAAGGGGCTGATGCTGCCCGCCGGCCTCGGCATCGTCTGCGCCAGCAAGCGGGCGCTGGAGGCCGCCAAGACCGCCGAGTGCCGCCGCGCCTATTTCGAGTTCGCCGACCAACAGAAGGCCAACGCCACCGGCTACTTCCCCTACACGCCGCCGCTGCCGCTGCTCTACGGCCTGCGCGAGGCCCTGCGCTGCCTGGAGGAGGAAGGGCTGGAGCAGGTCTTCGCCCGCCACCGGCGGCTGGCCGACGGCGCCCGCGCGGCGGTGCGGGCCTGGGGTCTGACCCTGTGTGCCAAGGAGGCGAAGTGGCACTCCGACACGGTGAGCGCCGTGATGGTGCCGGAGGGGATCAACGGCGCCGAGGTCATCAGCCTCGCCTATCGCCGCTACAACCTCGCCCTCGGGGCCGGCCTGTCGCAGGTGGCGGGCAAGCTCTTCCGCATCGGCCATCTCGGCGACCTCAACGAGCTGATGCTGCTCGGCGCCCTCTCAGGCTGCGAGATGGCGATGCGGGATGCCGGCATCCGGATCGAGCCCGGCAGCGGCGTCGCGGCGGCGCAGGAGCATTTTCGGGAGACGCGGGTGGAGGCGTGA
- the sucD gene encoding succinate--CoA ligase subunit alpha, whose product MSILIDETTRILVQGITGDKGSFHAREMIEYGSRVVAGVTPGKSGRTEHGVPVFDTVRQAVQETGAEASITFVAPPFAADAIMEAADAGIRLICSITDGIPAQDMMRVKRYLRRYPKERRPMVVGPNCAGIISPGKAMLGIMPGHIYLKGNIGVISRSGTLGYEAAAQMKAVGLGISTSVGIGGDPINGSSFLDHLALFEADPDTAAVLMIGEIGGPQEAEAAAWIQRNMRKPVVGFVAGLTAPKGRKMGHAGAIISAAGDSAAEKAEIMRSFGLTVAPSPGAFGTTMAQVMAERRKAA is encoded by the coding sequence ATGAGCATCCTGATCGACGAGACGACCCGGATCCTGGTTCAGGGCATCACCGGGGACAAGGGCAGCTTCCACGCTCGCGAGATGATCGAGTACGGCTCGCGGGTGGTGGCCGGCGTCACCCCGGGCAAGAGCGGCCGCACCGAGCACGGCGTGCCGGTCTTCGACACGGTGCGCCAGGCGGTGCAGGAGACGGGCGCCGAGGCCAGCATCACCTTCGTGGCTCCGCCCTTCGCGGCCGACGCCATCATGGAGGCGGCGGATGCCGGCATCCGGCTGATCTGCTCGATCACCGACGGGATTCCCGCCCAGGACATGATGCGGGTCAAGCGCTACCTGCGGCGCTACCCGAAGGAGCGCCGGCCGATGGTGGTGGGGCCGAACTGCGCCGGCATCATCTCGCCCGGCAAGGCGATGCTCGGCATCATGCCGGGCCACATCTACCTCAAGGGCAATATCGGCGTGATCTCCCGCTCCGGCACGCTCGGCTACGAGGCCGCGGCGCAGATGAAGGCGGTGGGCCTCGGCATCTCGACCTCGGTCGGCATCGGCGGCGACCCGATCAACGGCTCGTCCTTCCTCGACCATCTCGCCCTGTTCGAGGCGGACCCCGACACCGCGGCGGTGCTGATGATCGGCGAGATCGGCGGCCCGCAGGAGGCGGAAGCCGCGGCCTGGATCCAGCGGAACATGAGGAAGCCCGTGGTCGGCTTCGTCGCCGGGCTCACGGCGCCCAAGGGCCGCAAGATGGGCCATGCCGGCGCGATCATCTCGGCCGCCGGCGACAGCGCCGCCGAGAAGGCCGAGATCATGCGCTCCTTCGGCCTCACCGTGGCCCCCAGCCCCGGCGCCTTCGGCACCACCATGGCGCAGGTGATGGCGGAGCGCCGCAAGGCGGCGTGA
- a CDS encoding malate--CoA ligase subunit beta, protein MDVHEYQAKELLASFGVPIPKGAVAFSPDQAVYAATELGGGHWAVKAQIHAGARGKAGGIRLCRTTHEVRDAATDLLGRRLVTQQTGPEGKPVQRVYIETADPFERELYLGIVLDRKVERVRVVASKAGGMDIEEIAATDPEALLQVVVEPAVGLQPFEARELAFRLGLNIKQVGAAVKTIMSAYRAFRDCDAVMLEINPLVVTRDDRVLALDAKMSFDDNALFRRRNIADMHDPSQSDPREAQAAEHNLNYIGLDGEIGCIVNGAGLAMATMDMIKHAGGEPANFLDVGGGASPQRVATAFRLVLSDPNVRAILVNIFAGINRCDWIAEGVVQAAREVKIGVPLVVRLAGTNVEAGKAILEKSGLDLITADTLTEAAEKAVAAIRTKN, encoded by the coding sequence ATGGACGTGCACGAGTACCAGGCCAAGGAGCTGCTCGCGAGCTTCGGCGTGCCGATCCCGAAGGGGGCCGTGGCGTTCAGCCCGGACCAGGCAGTCTACGCCGCCACGGAACTCGGCGGCGGGCACTGGGCAGTGAAGGCGCAGATCCATGCCGGCGCCCGCGGCAAGGCCGGCGGCATCCGGCTCTGCCGCACCACCCACGAGGTCCGCGACGCCGCGACCGACCTCCTCGGGCGGCGCCTCGTCACGCAGCAGACCGGCCCCGAGGGCAAGCCGGTGCAGCGGGTCTATATCGAGACCGCCGACCCGTTCGAGCGCGAATTGTATCTCGGCATCGTCCTCGACCGGAAGGTCGAGCGGGTGCGGGTCGTGGCCTCCAAGGCCGGCGGCATGGACATCGAGGAGATCGCCGCGACCGACCCGGAGGCGCTGCTGCAGGTGGTGGTGGAGCCGGCGGTCGGCCTCCAGCCCTTCGAGGCGCGCGAGCTGGCCTTCCGCCTCGGCCTCAACATCAAGCAGGTCGGCGCCGCCGTGAAGACGATCATGAGCGCCTACCGCGCGTTCCGCGATTGCGACGCCGTCATGCTGGAGATCAACCCGCTGGTCGTCACGCGCGACGACCGGGTTCTGGCGCTGGACGCCAAAATGTCGTTCGACGACAACGCGCTGTTCCGGCGCCGCAATATCGCGGACATGCACGATCCCTCGCAGAGCGACCCGCGCGAGGCACAGGCCGCCGAGCACAACCTGAACTATATTGGCCTCGACGGCGAGATCGGCTGCATCGTCAACGGCGCCGGCCTCGCCATGGCGACGATGGACATGATCAAGCATGCCGGCGGCGAGCCGGCGAACTTCCTCGATGTCGGCGGCGGCGCCTCGCCGCAAAGGGTCGCGACGGCCTTCCGCCTCGTCCTCTCCGACCCGAACGTGCGGGCGATCCTGGTCAACATTTTTGCCGGCATCAACCGCTGCGACTGGATCGCCGAGGGCGTGGTCCAGGCCGCCCGCGAGGTGAAGATCGGCGTGCCGCTGGTGGTGCGGCTGGCCGGCACCAACGTCGAGGCCGGCAAGGCAATCCTGGAGAAGAGCGGCCTCGACCTCATCACCGCCGACACCCTGACGGAGGCCGCCGAGAAGGCGGTGGCCGCCATCCGCACCAAGAACTGA